One Prolixibacteraceae bacterium DNA segment encodes these proteins:
- a CDS encoding sigma-70 family RNA polymerase sigma factor, with protein MVDDKKNWNSLCSGSMNGLEVLFKRYYDDLFNYGLKISMDSNLVDDVIQDLFVYLWEKHESLSNVEKVKSYLFIAFKRRLIKSLAMSQCICDEEVVEKYGFSLSMEDMLMDEEHDNEKMMHIKKALLTLGDKQKEAIFLKFHVGLSIAEMADQLDMNSQSVKNLLHRAYKKMRHVVSKDLILFFINLIYFGKTKSKTPT; from the coding sequence ATGGTAGACGATAAAAAAAATTGGAATTCTCTCTGTAGTGGTTCAATGAATGGCTTGGAGGTACTGTTTAAGAGGTACTATGATGATCTTTTTAATTATGGATTAAAGATTAGCATGGACTCCAACTTAGTAGATGATGTGATCCAAGATCTGTTTGTCTACTTATGGGAAAAGCATGAATCCTTATCCAATGTGGAGAAAGTGAAGAGTTATCTCTTCATTGCTTTTAAGCGTCGATTAATAAAATCGCTTGCAATGAGTCAATGTATTTGTGATGAAGAAGTCGTGGAAAAGTATGGCTTTTCATTGTCAATGGAGGATATGCTTATGGATGAAGAGCATGATAATGAGAAAATGATGCACATTAAAAAGGCTCTTTTAACATTAGGAGATAAACAAAAAGAGGCTATATTTTTAAAGTTTCATGTAGGCTTATCTATTGCAGAAATGGCAGATCAATTGGATATGAATTCTCAAAGTGTTAAAAATTTACTTCATCGTGCTTACAAGAAGATGCGGCATGTTGTCTCTAAAGATCTTATACTCTTTTTTATTAATCTTATTTACTTCGGGAAGACCAAAAGCAAAACACCTACATAA